In one Cellulosilyticum sp. I15G10I2 genomic region, the following are encoded:
- a CDS encoding LemA family protein has protein sequence MGRIFAVAESYPDLKANQNFLNLQIQLSELEQKIAMYRQFYNDTVMMYNRNVVTFPANIPAGLFGFIELPYFNITEQESIAPVITF, from the coding sequence ATGGGCAGGATTTTTGCGGTAGCTGAAAGTTACCCCGATCTTAAGGCTAACCAAAATTTTCTTAATCTGCAAATACAACTGAGTGAATTAGAACAAAAAATTGCTATGTACAGACAGTTTTATAATGATACGGTTATGATGTACAATCGCAACGTTGTCACTTTTCCAGCTAACATCCCAGCAGGCTTATTTGGATTTATTGAACTACCTTATTTTAACATTACTGAGCAGGAAAGTATTGCACCTGTCATTACGTTTTAA